From Skermanella sp. TT6, a single genomic window includes:
- a CDS encoding glycosyltransferase family 2 protein: protein MKEITPKADIQIAVLVDEKTLLLFGWIDRALPTSGTASFSEGSAAGSYDGHFWHRDEVSQWFVALLRFDNIAQIRPQRLSITGADRDTRYAIPAIQNIKINPWTLLSTLKEDMPEAMPVVFDFLHEKLGEAGPSERVTRLMLAFLQAMAQPDGFAEIFGCMTGLGALVQGWSFSLAAGERDLIVETDGCLTFPSTVGSFERSDLPSTARGVLGVLHGADTLDLPAIRRIYHKAAKGWCYLEIFENRTLLTDRSAVPHLRAMLPTLTGEPAVLRALKRLSNAQYEGFETISRLELPVRVGLDTAVRVPGAGTLVTGWVLDPDRHVSAITLKGIGLSARIDQDWCRTNRRDVSEAFAADALFAGKIVPGQDAHGFLAFVPEPAACADQPERYLELSLSDDSCAFVPVPTSRAGTPALRRLLSAVNLNDPAAETIISRHIGPLVQAAGRAPVASEITVPAYAMGVLQAAPRLSVVIPVADGRDDIDVVLAKLAVDRDFDGTEIVIAAGAAAHERLSPSLRRYADFYGLSIRLIPCPHAHDAYQAMDEGVRHAASDMLLLLSPSVLPTAAGWLSKLERACKAFGRTAMLSPTLLYEDYSIRFAGIQRISADSAVSQYAGYSRDWLKGREIATVQAASTDCALLPRAAFLEAGGFSRDFVGSDYKGVDFCLKLRAAGHACLWLPTVELIALDEGPRDQAQEYWLQTGSLVDRWGFERKWPRLHSTHTLGSVDR, encoded by the coding sequence ATGAAAGAGATCACCCCCAAAGCCGACATCCAGATCGCCGTCCTGGTGGACGAGAAGACGCTGCTGCTGTTCGGCTGGATCGACCGGGCGCTGCCGACCTCGGGAACCGCTAGCTTCTCCGAAGGCAGCGCCGCCGGCAGCTATGACGGGCATTTCTGGCACCGGGACGAGGTCTCGCAGTGGTTCGTGGCCCTGCTGCGGTTCGACAACATCGCGCAGATCCGGCCCCAGCGCCTCTCCATCACCGGGGCCGACCGGGACACCCGATACGCGATCCCGGCGATCCAGAACATCAAGATCAATCCCTGGACGCTGCTGTCCACCCTGAAGGAGGACATGCCGGAGGCGATGCCGGTGGTGTTCGACTTCCTGCACGAGAAGCTCGGGGAGGCCGGGCCGTCCGAGCGGGTGACCCGGCTGATGCTGGCCTTTCTCCAGGCGATGGCCCAGCCCGACGGCTTCGCCGAGATCTTCGGCTGCATGACCGGCCTGGGCGCCCTGGTGCAGGGCTGGTCGTTCAGCCTCGCCGCCGGCGAGCGCGACCTGATCGTGGAAACCGACGGCTGCCTCACCTTCCCGAGCACGGTCGGCAGCTTCGAGCGGTCCGATCTGCCGTCCACCGCGCGCGGCGTGCTGGGCGTCCTGCACGGTGCCGACACCCTGGACCTGCCGGCGATCCGCCGGATCTACCACAAGGCCGCCAAGGGCTGGTGCTACCTGGAGATCTTCGAGAACCGCACTCTCCTGACCGACCGGAGCGCGGTTCCGCACCTGCGCGCGATGCTGCCGACGCTGACCGGCGAACCGGCCGTGCTGCGCGCGCTGAAGCGCCTGTCCAACGCCCAGTACGAGGGCTTCGAGACGATCAGCCGGCTGGAACTGCCGGTCCGCGTCGGCCTTGACACCGCCGTCCGGGTTCCGGGCGCCGGGACCCTGGTGACCGGTTGGGTGCTCGACCCCGACCGCCATGTCTCCGCGATCACCCTGAAGGGCATCGGGCTGTCGGCGCGGATCGACCAGGACTGGTGCCGCACCAACCGCCGCGACGTCAGCGAGGCCTTCGCCGCCGACGCCCTGTTCGCCGGCAAGATCGTGCCCGGCCAGGACGCCCACGGCTTCCTCGCCTTCGTGCCGGAACCCGCCGCCTGCGCCGACCAGCCCGAGCGCTACCTGGAACTGTCGCTCAGCGACGATTCCTGCGCCTTCGTGCCCGTGCCGACATCCCGCGCCGGCACCCCGGCGCTGCGCCGCCTGCTGTCCGCCGTCAACCTGAACGATCCCGCCGCGGAGACCATCATCTCCCGGCACATCGGCCCGCTGGTCCAAGCGGCCGGCCGCGCGCCGGTCGCCTCGGAGATCACCGTCCCGGCCTACGCCATGGGCGTCCTCCAGGCGGCTCCCCGGCTGTCCGTCGTCATCCCGGTCGCCGACGGGCGCGACGACATCGACGTCGTCCTGGCGAAGCTGGCGGTGGACCGGGACTTCGACGGGACCGAGATCGTCATCGCGGCCGGCGCCGCCGCCCACGAGCGGCTGTCCCCCTCGCTCCGGCGCTACGCCGACTTCTACGGCCTCTCGATCCGGCTGATCCCCTGCCCCCATGCCCACGACGCCTACCAGGCGATGGACGAGGGGGTCCGGCATGCCGCCTCCGACATGCTGCTGCTGCTCTCGCCCTCCGTGCTGCCGACCGCCGCCGGCTGGCTGTCGAAGCTGGAGCGGGCCTGCAAGGCCTTCGGCAGGACCGCCATGCTCAGCCCGACGCTGCTCTACGAGGACTACTCGATCCGGTTCGCCGGCATCCAGCGGATCAGCGCCGACTCGGCCGTGTCGCAGTATGCCGGCTATTCGCGCGACTGGCTGAAGGGCCGCGAGATCGCCACGGTGCAGGCCGCCTCGACCGACTGCGCGCTGCTTCCCCGCGCCGCCTTCCTGGAAGCCGGCGGGTTCAGCCGGGACTTCGTCGGGTCCGACTACAAGGGCGTGGATTTCTGCCTGAAGCTGCGCGCGGCCGGCCATGCCTGCCTGTGGCTGCCGACGGTCGAGCTGATCGCGCTGGACGAGGGCCCGCGCGACCAGGCCCAGGAATACTGGCTCCAGACCGGCAGCCTCGTCGACCGCTGGGGGTTCGAGCGCAAATGGCCCCGCCTCCACTCCACCCACACGCTCGGGAGCGTTGACCGATGA
- a CDS encoding glycosyltransferase family 4 protein, producing the protein MTVTDSVKRDKRVLIISHGHPTFSLGGGEVASYNLFNGIHDLPGWESFYLARVGPPVNRHRDSALMSLRQKEREILYYANDYDHFRCSNRNLPGLRQDFVRYVVDLQPDVINFHHFLGLGVETIFAIKQALPRIPVVVTFHEYLSICHHHGQMVKTSRNALCYRSSPAECTGCFPHIPESQFFKREAFLKTFLEMADFYVSPSEFLIDRYVDWGLPREKFRMIENGLTVEDIVPPRPLPKGGRRNRFGFFGQVSEFKGLHVLVEAVSRVSDKDWGDDSALMIFGGNLERQPEAFQKKFNELTEKAGNRVRFYGSYRSAELPSLMKDVDWLIIPSIWWENSPVVIQEAFLHGRPIIASNIGGMAEKVTHNVDGLHFRNASVEDLVDRLTDVLRTPDLWDRLRARIKRPIDRQECARRHTEIFNALLGASAGQDTPAKPAAAQGTQVLDRAVAQPL; encoded by the coding sequence ATGACCGTCACCGACAGCGTCAAGAGGGACAAGCGAGTCCTCATCATCAGCCACGGCCACCCGACCTTCTCGCTCGGCGGCGGCGAGGTGGCGTCCTACAACCTGTTCAACGGCATCCACGACCTGCCGGGCTGGGAAAGCTTCTATCTCGCCCGCGTCGGCCCGCCGGTCAACCGTCACAGGGACAGCGCCCTGATGAGCCTTCGCCAGAAGGAGCGCGAGATCCTCTACTACGCCAACGACTACGACCATTTCCGCTGCTCGAACCGGAACCTGCCCGGCCTGCGCCAGGACTTCGTCCGCTACGTGGTGGACCTCCAGCCCGACGTGATCAATTTCCACCACTTCCTGGGCCTGGGCGTGGAGACGATCTTCGCGATCAAGCAGGCGCTGCCCCGGATCCCGGTCGTGGTGACCTTCCACGAATACCTGTCGATCTGCCACCATCACGGCCAGATGGTGAAGACCAGCCGCAACGCCCTGTGCTACCGCTCCTCGCCGGCGGAATGCACCGGCTGCTTCCCCCACATCCCGGAAAGCCAGTTCTTCAAGCGAGAGGCCTTCCTCAAGACCTTCCTGGAGATGGCGGACTTCTATGTCAGCCCGAGCGAGTTCCTGATCGACCGCTATGTCGATTGGGGACTGCCGCGCGAGAAGTTCCGGATGATCGAGAACGGCCTGACGGTCGAGGACATCGTCCCGCCCCGTCCCCTGCCCAAGGGCGGCCGGCGCAACCGCTTCGGCTTCTTCGGCCAGGTCTCCGAGTTCAAGGGCCTGCACGTGCTGGTCGAGGCGGTATCCCGGGTCTCCGACAAGGACTGGGGCGACGACAGCGCGCTGATGATCTTCGGCGGCAATCTGGAACGCCAGCCCGAGGCCTTCCAGAAGAAGTTCAACGAATTGACGGAGAAGGCCGGCAACCGCGTCCGCTTCTACGGCAGCTACCGCTCGGCGGAACTGCCCAGCCTGATGAAGGACGTGGACTGGCTGATCATCCCGTCGATCTGGTGGGAGAACTCGCCGGTCGTGATCCAGGAAGCCTTCCTGCATGGCCGCCCGATCATCGCCAGCAACATCGGCGGCATGGCGGAGAAGGTCACCCACAACGTGGACGGCCTGCATTTCCGCAATGCCAGCGTGGAGGATCTGGTCGACCGCCTGACCGACGTGCTCCGCACCCCGGACCTGTGGGACCGGCTGCGCGCCCGGATCAAGCGGCCGATCGACCGGCAGGAATGCGCCCGCCGGCACACCGAAATCTTCAACGCCCTGCTCGGCGCCTCCGCCGGCCAGGACACTCCGGCCAAACCCGCCGCGGCGCAGGGCACCCAGGTCCTGGACCGCGCCGTGGCCCAACCCCTCTAG
- a CDS encoding polysaccharide pyruvyl transferase family protein, producing the protein MAKILVMIPSGEVYNHDCVRWYEYQQVQKHIDHYHNIGDAFVFDSSLKLLNYDKLDVLAIRNVKPGDVERYNAEYDYVFLRGSNYIHSHMDWENAEQVLPKLKIPILAFGVGAQAPVEGKLQLSDQSKRIWSIIADKSASLGVRGTYTAEVLWDLGIKNVRIVGCPTAFRNNDPDLRIDLPPLDEVKKVGFTMRREVSAAYAQNIETYLTRHRDVVKEMARRFDIVMMMQGEVEEKKLLWGTDDQKAHALAELKNNGWIGKWFLDAEMEELYKTKLWYSDVVSDYEDLVRSKDLVLGYRLHGNLMALANRTPSIYFSYDSRTVEFAETFAIPCYDVFSQKPFVLEEYWDQARFERFNRTYYQRFRDMRAFLDENFIDHKMHHGVARPRRLQVA; encoded by the coding sequence TTGGCCAAGATCCTCGTCATGATCCCGTCGGGCGAAGTCTATAACCACGACTGCGTCCGCTGGTACGAGTACCAGCAGGTCCAGAAGCACATCGACCACTATCACAACATCGGCGACGCCTTCGTCTTCGACTCCTCGCTGAAGCTGCTGAACTACGACAAGCTCGACGTCCTGGCGATCCGCAACGTCAAGCCGGGCGACGTCGAGCGCTACAACGCCGAATACGACTATGTCTTCCTGCGCGGCTCGAACTACATCCACAGCCATATGGACTGGGAGAACGCCGAGCAGGTCCTGCCCAAGCTGAAGATCCCGATCCTCGCCTTCGGCGTCGGCGCGCAGGCCCCCGTGGAAGGCAAGCTCCAGCTGTCCGACCAGAGCAAGCGGATCTGGAGCATCATCGCCGACAAGTCGGCGTCGCTCGGCGTGCGCGGCACCTACACCGCCGAGGTGCTGTGGGACCTGGGCATCAAGAACGTCCGGATCGTCGGCTGCCCGACCGCCTTCCGCAACAACGACCCCGACCTGCGCATCGACCTGCCGCCGCTCGACGAGGTGAAGAAGGTCGGCTTCACCATGCGACGCGAGGTCTCGGCCGCCTACGCCCAGAACATCGAGACCTATCTGACGCGCCACCGCGACGTGGTCAAGGAGATGGCGCGCCGGTTCGACATCGTCATGATGATGCAGGGCGAGGTCGAGGAGAAGAAGCTGCTCTGGGGCACCGACGATCAGAAGGCCCATGCCCTGGCCGAGCTGAAGAACAATGGCTGGATCGGCAAGTGGTTCCTCGATGCCGAGATGGAGGAGCTCTACAAGACCAAGCTGTGGTACTCGGACGTCGTCTCCGACTACGAGGACCTGGTGCGGTCCAAGGACCTCGTGCTGGGCTACCGCCTGCACGGCAACCTGATGGCGCTCGCCAACCGCACCCCGTCGATCTATTTCAGCTACGACAGCCGGACCGTGGAGTTCGCCGAGACCTTCGCGATCCCCTGCTACGACGTTTTCTCGCAGAAGCCCTTCGTGCTGGAGGAATACTGGGACCAGGCGCGGTTCGAACGCTTCAACCGCACCTATTACCAGCGCTTCCGCGACATGCGCGCCTTCCTCGACGAGAACTTCATCGACCACAAGATGCACCACGGCGTCGCGCGCCCCCGCCGGCTCCAGGTGGCGTGA
- a CDS encoding pesticin C-terminus-like muramidase: MTGTTGGPNADKRVSPNGLTFLYNREAQKNVSNKPHWPGGSSGVTLGPGYDLGHRTAAQIVADLTNIGVSAAAAQTLSLAAGKTGEDAKAFVQANSGAVTLTQAQEEALLNIALPPYEKDVKTYVKVAVNQNQFDAMVSLDYNIGGGNFKNSSVVANINKGDFAAAAESFKLWNKSGGQVVQGLVNRRNLEVELFNTPV; encoded by the coding sequence ATGACAGGAACCACCGGCGGCCCCAATGCCGACAAGCGCGTCTCTCCCAACGGCCTGACCTTCCTCTACAATCGGGAAGCGCAGAAGAACGTCAGCAACAAGCCCCATTGGCCCGGCGGCAGCAGCGGCGTGACGCTCGGGCCGGGCTATGATCTCGGCCACCGGACCGCGGCCCAGATCGTCGCCGACCTGACCAACATCGGCGTCTCCGCCGCCGCGGCGCAGACCCTGTCCCTGGCGGCGGGCAAGACCGGCGAGGACGCCAAGGCCTTCGTCCAGGCCAACTCCGGCGCCGTGACCCTGACCCAGGCGCAGGAGGAGGCGCTGCTCAACATCGCCCTTCCGCCCTACGAGAAGGACGTCAAGACCTACGTCAAGGTCGCGGTGAACCAGAACCAGTTCGACGCGATGGTGTCGCTCGACTACAATATCGGCGGCGGCAACTTCAAGAACAGCTCCGTCGTCGCCAACATCAACAAGGGCGACTTCGCCGCCGCGGCGGAAAGCTTCAAGCTCTGGAACAAGTCGGGCGGCCAGGTGGTCCAGGGCCTCGTCAACCGGCGCAACCTTGAAGTGGAACTGTTCAACACGCCCGTGTAA